In Carya illinoinensis cultivar Pawnee chromosome 16, C.illinoinensisPawnee_v1, whole genome shotgun sequence, a single window of DNA contains:
- the LOC122299351 gene encoding putative DEAD-box ATP-dependent RNA helicase 29 gives MAFGQSLHVSSKAELKRKEKLKKKAKSGGFESLGLSSNVFRGIKRKGYKVPTPIQRKTMPLILAGADVVAMARTGSGKTAAFLVPMIERLRQHTPQGGARALVLSPTRDLALQTLKFAKELGRFTDLRISLLVGGDSMESQFEELAQSPDIIIATPGRLMHHLSEVDDMSLRTVEYVVFDEADCLFGMGFAEQLHKILAQLSENRQTLLFSATLPSALAEFAKAGLRDPQLVRLDLETRISPDLKLCFFTLRHEEKHAALLYLIREQISSDQQTLIFVSTKHHVEFLNTLFREEGIEPSVCYGDMDQDARKIHISRFRARRTMLLIVTDVAARGIDIPLLDNVINWDFPPKPKIFVHRVGRAARAGRTGTAFSFLTSEDMPYLLDLHLFLSKPIRAAPNEEEVLQDMDGVMSRIDQATANGETIYGRFPQTVIDLVSDRVREIIDSSAELTYMQRTCTNAFRLYSKTKPLPSKESIRRAKDLPCEGLHPIFRSIMGGGESMALAFSERLKMFRPKQTILEAEGEAAKSKHLQGPSSQWVDVMKKKRAIHEEIINLVHQQRSINHEEKEVIPEVTSSKQKKKEARGSKRKAKSFKDEEYFISSVPSNHHMEAGLAVRANQDFGSNRLETAVLDLVADDGAGMQKQKSHYHWDKRSKKYVKLNNGDRVTASGKIKTESGAKVKANKTGIYKKWKQQSHNKISLKGTMNEGNAEESRSTSGHLRSQGNNRKFKGGKRQHNMPNAHVRSEIKDLEQVRKERQKKANKISYMKNKSGKSGKGKKFNRNGKRGKGKQ, from the exons ATGGCTTTCGGACAGTCTCTACACGTGAGCTCTAAAGCGGAGCTGAAGCGGAAGGAGAAGCTGAAGAAGAAGGCCAAGTCCGGAGGATTCGAGTCCTTAGGCCTCAGCTCCAATGTATTCAGAGGAATCAAGCGGAAGGGCTACAAAGTCCCCACCCCGATCCAGCGTAAGACCATGCCGCTCATACTCGCCGGCGCCGACGTCGTCGCCATGGCCCGCACGGGTTCTGGAAAGACCGCCGCCTTTCTTGTCCCTATGATCGAGCGGCTGCGCCAGCACACCCCTCAGGGCGGCGCCAGGGCTCTTGTCTTGTCTCCCACTCGGGACTTGGCGCTCCAGACCCTCAAGTTCGCCAAGGAACTCGGCCGCTTCACGG ATCTTCGTATTAGTTTACTAGTTGGTGGCGATAGCATGGAGAGTCAATTTGAAGAATTAGCACAGAGTCCTGATATTATAATTGCAACTCCGGGTAGGCTCATGCATCATTTGTCCGAGGTTGATGACATGTCGTTGCGCACAGTGGAATATGTTGTTTTCGACGAAGCAGATTGTCTATTTGGCATGGGTTTTGCGGAGCAGCTGCATAAGATTCTTGCACAGCTAAGTGAGAATCGTCAGACCTTGCTTTTCAGTGCCACATTACCCAGTGCCCTTGCCGAGTTTGCCAAGGCTGGTCTGCGAGACCCTCAGCTTGTGCGGCTTGATCTGGAAACTAGGATTAGCCCTGACCTCAAGCTTTGCTTTTTTACCTTACGACACGAAGAAAAACACGCCGCTCTACTCTATTTGATAAGGGAACAAATTAGTTCCGATCAGCAGACGTTGATATTTGTGTCCACCAAACATCATGTGGAGTTTCTCAATACGTTGTTTAGAGAAGAGGGAATTGAGCCCTCTGTATGTTATGGTGATATGGATCAAGATGCTCgcaagattcacatatcaaggTTTAGAGCAAGAAGGACTATGCTGCTAATTGTGACGGATGTTGCAGCAAGGGGCATCGACATTCCATTGCTTGACAATGTCATCAACTGGGACTTCCCCCCAAAACCTAAAATTTTTGTTCATAGAGTTGGACGAGCTGCAAGGGCAGGTCGTACTGGTACTGCGTTTTCTTTTCTGACATCTGAGGACATGCCTTATCTTTTGGATCTTCATCTATTTCTCTCAAAACCTATTAGAGCTGCGCCCAATGAAGAGGAGGTTTTGCAGGACATGGATGGAGTAATGTCCAGGATTGATCAAGCAACTGCAAATGGAGAAACCATCTACGGGCGTTTTCCCCAGACAGTTATTGACCTTGTTTCAGATAGAGTTAGGGAAATAATTGATTCTTCTGCGGAGCTGACTTATATGCAGAGAACCTGCACCAATGCATTTCGCTTGTattcaaaaaccaaaccattaccTTCAAAGGAGTCCATTAGAAGAGCAAAGGATTTGCCCTGTGAAGGCTTGCACCCAATATTCAGAAGTATAATGGGAGGTGGAGAATCAATGGCTTTAGCATTTTCTGAGCGCCTGAAAATGTTCAG ACCCAAGCAGACTATTCTTGAAGCTGAAGGCGAAGCTGCTAAATCAAAGCATCTGCAG GGCCCTTCTAGTCAATGGGTTGATgtaatgaagaaaaaaagagcTATTCATGAAGAGATTATTAATTTGGTGCATCAACAACGCTCTATCAATCATGAGGAGAAG GAAGTCATTCCTGAAGTCACTTCTTccaaacagaagaaaaaag AAGCTCGTGGGTCTAAAAGAAAGGCAAAGAGCTTCAAAGATGAGGAGTACTTTATAAGTTCAGTACCATCAAATCAT CATATGGAAGCAGGACTAGCAGTAAGAGCTAACCAAGACTTCGGATCAAATAG GTTGGAAACTGCAGTTCTAGATTTAGTTGCAGATGATGGTGCGGGCATGCAGAAACAGAAGTCTCACTATCACTGGGACAAG AGGAGTAAAAAGTATGTCAAGCTAAACAATGGTGACCGTGTTACAGCTAGTGGAAAg ATAAAGACAGAGAGTGGTGCAAAAGTGAAAGCCAATAAAACCGGGATATACAAGAAGTGGAAACAACAGTCGCACAATAAAATCTCTCTTAAAGGAACCATGAATGAAGGGAATGCTGAGGAATCCAGGAGCACGTCAG GGCATCTTAGATCGCAAGGAAATAATAGAAAGTTTAAAGGGGGCAAGAGGCAGCATAATATGCCTAATGCTCATGTACGTTCAGAAATTAAAGATCTAGAACAAGTTCGGAAAGAAAGGCAGAAAAAGGCAAACAAAATCTCCTACATGAAGAACAAATCTGGCAAGTCTGGTAAGGggaaaaaatttaatagaaatgGCAAAAGAGGGAAGGGTAAGCAGTGA
- the LOC122299374 gene encoding F-box protein SKP2B-like, which translates to MVGKDNLRAEDLNLCFEKLMMLGGNGIQKGGVKMEGGIITEWKDIPTELLLQIVSLVDDKTVIMASGVCRGWRDAICLGLTHLSFSWCSKNMNNLVLSLAPKFTKLQNLILRQDKPQLEDHAVETIANCCHDLQVLDLSKSFKLSDSSLYSLAHGCPNLSKLNISGCSAFSDSALAYLASFCHKLKVLNLCGCVKAASDRALQAIGCYCSQLQSLNLGWCDNVSDVGVMSLAYGCPDLRTLDLCGCVRITDDSVIALANRCLHLRSLGLYYCQNITDRAMYSLAYSRVKKTSMWEPVNEIKDEDGLRTLNISQCTALTPPAVQAVCDSFPSLHTCSGRHSLIMSGCLNLMSVHCACAFHAHRTTSNVAHPAH; encoded by the exons ATGGTAGGTAAAGACAACTTAAGGGCTGAGGACTTGAACTTGTGCTTTGAGAAGCTTATGATGCTTGGTGGAAATGGGATTCAAAAAGGAGGGGTGAAAATGGAAGGTGGTATCATCACTGAGTGGAAGGATATTCCCACAGAGCTCTTGTTGCAAATTGTTTCTCTTGTTGATGATAAGACGGTGATCATGGCATCTGGAGTGTGTCGTGGGTGGagagatgctatttgcttgggCCTTACCCACCTCTCTTTCtcatg GTGCAGCAAGAACATGAACAACTTGGTCCTATCTCTTGCTCCAAAATTCACAAAATTGCAGAATCTCATATTGCGCCAAGATAAACCACAGCTTGAGGATCATGCTGTTGAAACTATAGCAAACTGCTGTCATGATCTGCAGGTCCTGGACCTCAGCAAAAGTTTCAAGCTTAGTGACAGCTCTCTGTATTCCCTGGCTCATGGTTGCCCTAATCTTTCAAAACTCAATATCAGTGGATGTTCAGCATTCAGTGACAGTGCTCTTGCATATCTGGCTAGTTTTTGCCATAAGTTAAAGGTTTTAAATCTTTGTGGATGTGTCAAAGCTGCATCTGACCGTGCATTGCAG GCAATTGGATGTTACTGCAGTCAGTTGCAGTCTTTAAATTTAGGATGGTGTGATAATGTAAGTGACGTGGGAGTAATGAGTTTAGCATATGGATGCCCTGATCTCAGAACTCTTGATTTGTGCGGCTGTGTTCGCATAACAG ATGATAGTGTGATTGCTCTTGCAAACAGATGTCTTCATTTGAGATCCCTCGGCCTGTACTACTGTCAGAACATCACAGACAGAGCAATGTACTCTTTGGCCTACAGCCGAGTGAAGAAGACTTCAATGTGGGAACCAGTGAATGAAATTAAAGATGAGGATGGGCTTAGGACTCTCAACATCAGCCAGTGCACGGCACTTACCCCGCCTGCTGTTCAGGCAGTGTGCGATTCATTTCCTTCACTCCACACTTGCTCGGGAAGGCATTCGCTTATCATGAGCGGCTGTCTGAACTTGATGTCCGTGCATTGTGCCTGTGCCTTCCATGCACACCGCACAACCAGCAATGTTGCTCACCCAGCTCATTGA